The genomic stretch TAATCTCGCCAACCTTGCTCATAGTTGAAACATAGTTTGTTCTCTTAAAAGTTAAGACAATGGAAATATTCAAAATGGTACGAAGGACTGCACATCCTTACTTTCTTTTGATGATTTCTGCTTAGAAGCATGACGCCATGGGTCTTGAGAGCCATTTGCAAAAACAATTTTAGAACCTGCAGGGGTGTAATATATGTTTTGAGCAAATACAGTCTGACAAGCAATATAGTGTTTAATCTCAAAGAAACAGTAAATTTCAATTTTGAAGTATTTTGCCCCAAGCACTACACAAAAAGTAAAATGGCACAGGCATGTGGTGGTCTACCGCAATGGCATCCATGGATGCCTTCATCAGATGAATTTCACAATTAAATAGAGAGATAGAAAGAACTGTAACACCGAAACAGGCAACAGGATCAAAGCTAGTTAGTCAAAGGGCACACCTGCAATTCCTGTGCCTCCATAGTATAAGTTTGTCATGGACACATCAGGGTAAACTCCTTCCCCAAAAACATTTCTGCACAAGTCTAAATGGTACCTACGAACAAAAAGAAGCACAAGGACACAGAAGTGAACCCACAGTCTATAAACATAATCACATTTTTTTAAAGAGAAGATCATAAAAGGCAACTTCTTGCAGTAGCAAGCAGGGTGATAGGTAAGGGAAAGGGTGCTTGGTACGAGACACGAAACATGAGGAAAGGTATTTATAGCAACCTAGTATCAAGCTTCGCAGAACGGATGCTATCATTTTTTGGTGCCACTTGGAAAAACGAAACCTCGCTGCAAACTTGGTACCACCACAATCTATATGCTACATAGAATAAAAATTCAACAGTGAAACGCATGGTATATAATAGAACATCTGGATAGCATTAACACTATCTAATACATATGCATAGTGTTTCATTAAGAACTCTCGATGTAATATATCGTAATACTGAATGTTGAGGCAAGCATTTACAAGATTCAGCAGGAGTTGTGTTCTTTAAATACTGTTGATCATATGATGCAACTGATGCCCCAAATGTCCCAATGTAATACTTGTTCACGTAATGAGCAAATGCTTGCTGCACAGAAAAAAGATGTTAGCAAATGCCAGATTTACCAGAAAGTTATGGTAGCACGAGTAAAATAAGAGTTAAGATCCACAATGAAGTATTACATGTTAAGTAATAACACAGACGCACTTTTAAAAAACAATATTTGCAAATCAGCCCCTTTAATTTTATCTTAGCAGTTATCCAGAGGATATATTCCTCAATTACTAACAGGAATATACATTGTTTTTTCAAATGACCGTAGTACTTACCACCAAATCTGTACCATTCTTCTTTGCCTCAACTAGCGGGGAGCAGAGGGCATCAGGATTGCCATATTGGAACTGCAAATGGCAAAGGTTTTTTAACACAACAACCATGCCTATCAGACAATATAGTTAGAAAAATGGTCACGGAGCATACCGCAATAGCTGCAGCGTCTGCCAGTAGGTAAAGGAAGTCACCATCATTTCCTAACTGCAATGTACGAAATAAATTGATAAATAAATATAGAACAGCAAATGTGTTGATAATATCACATGAACATTTATGTCATCCAAAAGGAACAGTCGAACCTGTCAACGGCTAATTGGTAGTGCGCAAATCGTTTAAACTATTATGTTTCAATTCCCACATATATGGCAATTCAATTAATTTTTTGTTCCGAGAAAATATAGAAGAAATAAGAGTATCAGTAGGATAGATAGGTCAGAGATATCAAAAATAAAAACGAAGCCATAGGGTTGCAatactttttttcgaaatggcttGCAATACTAAATAAGAATCCTACAAAATGTTTACTGGTTTAGTATACTTCCAGCACCTATGTGAAAAAGCCCAAACTCCACCAGAGTATGGCATGGCCTCTGACGAAGTTGCACCGTCAGGACACATTAATAGTCTTTATGGAAAATCATGATTTTTATGACCACTACTGTGTGACTCAAGTTAGCACTGGACACTTGTACAGTTTTCCCCTTTCAAGTTGTTACATAATGAAACACCTGATACTTTGGCAAAGACCGTTTAGTGGCGGCAAACTCCTAAAGACTGAAGTCGTTGCATATCACATAGGACTCATAAGCTgtcgaagaaaaaaaaacacttcATGCTGCACAAAATTACCGTTGCTGCTCCAAACTGTTGTTTCACCGAGTTGCTGCCAGCCTGAAGTTGTCCATCAACAAGTCTTGTTGTTTCTTGAAGCGCTGCTTTGCATTCTGGACCAGCTGACTCCCCAATCTCCAGTAGTATAAATTGTATAGAAATGAACTTTAGGTACAACTGTACAAGCCACAATGCCGTAATTAATCACACAAACCAGCATGTGCATCTGTACTAACCTGTTTGTCGAAATCAGTAAAGTTGTAAACAGCAAGAACAACTCCTGAACTTGCAAGACTTCCACATGTCAAGTGAGGAAATTTCAATCGGAACCAAGCACTGAGTGCTCCAGCGTACGACCCTCCAAACACAAACCAAGGATTGTCTGCTCCTGTGCGATTGTACTTTGCATTCAATTTTTCCTTTACACAACAGAAAGATAAGCTCAGAGAAGAACAACAATTTTTTTATAGAAATAGCAACTTGTGTATTCAATGGAGCTCTAGCCTAATATAAGACCTTGTACAGGTGTTGTATAAGGATACCGAAAAAATATACCACAAGCACACCTGATAATACTGGCGGAAAACAGCCAGATCAAACAAAGCCTGCTTTGATGACAAGAACCTTAGATTTTCCGTCGTCAAACTATCAAAAGGGGAGCTCTTTCCATAATATCGATGCTCAGGAGAAACCAAAGCAGCGCCAAACTTCTTCGCAATCACCTATGCATACATTAATCCAACCCACAAGTATGTTATCGGGTAAGAGACGGAGCTACAGGATGAAACACAATGGACACAATGCAACAAATAATGTCCAATTATTCCACTAGAAATAGGTGTGGCCATGTAACTCACAGCTAAGTAGTTGTTAGAAATCCCACTGCATGAAGCTTCTCCACATATATATAAGAAGACCGGCCCATTTGGAGCGCGATGGTAATCAAGAAATTCGTAGTACCGTAGCTTGAATTGCCGATGATCCTGCATAGTAAGAGGAA from Lolium rigidum isolate FL_2022 chromosome 4, APGP_CSIRO_Lrig_0.1, whole genome shotgun sequence encodes the following:
- the LOC124705923 gene encoding probable serine protease EDA2: MGSGARAARATACLAVAPLLLLLLLLARGADGVGLWLPPPGAGSGQLGAAPNRYLTREEHWMSQTLDHFSPTDHRQFKLRYYEFLDYHRAPNGPVFLYICGEASCSGISNNYLAVIAKKFGAALVSPEHRYYGKSSPFDSLTTENLRFLSSKQALFDLAVFRQYYQEKLNAKYNRTGADNPWFVFGGSYAGALSAWFRLKFPHLTCGSLASSGVVLAVYNFTDFDKQIGESAGPECKAALQETTRLVDGQLQAGSNSVKQQFGAATLGNDGDFLYLLADAAAIAFQYGNPDALCSPLVEAKKNGTDLVQAFAHYVNKYYIGTFGASVASYDQQYLKNTTPAESSYRLWWYQVCSEVSFFQVAPKNDSIRSAKLDTRYHLDLCRNVFGEGVYPDVSMTNLYYGGTGIAGSKIVFANGSQDPWRHASKQKSSKEMPSYLIECSNCGHCSDLSGCPQAPSNIEGDSSKCSPPESLNKVRKQIVDHIDLWLSECQEQGHGSETSQGSRWSISTY